A window of Mycolicibacterium fluoranthenivorans contains these coding sequences:
- a CDS encoding DNA-directed RNA polymerase subunit beta', producing MLDVNFFDELRIGLATADDIRNWSFGEVKKPETINYRTLKPEKDGLFCEKIFGPTRDWECYCGKYKRVRFKGIICERCGVEVTRAKVRRERMGHIELAAPVTHIWYFKGVPSRLGYLLDLAPKDLEKIIYFAAYVITSVDTEMRHNELSTLEAEMVVEKKAVEDQRDADLEARAQKLEADLAELEAEGAKSDVRRKVRDGGEREMRQLRDRTQRELDRLDEIWTTFTKLAPKQLIVDEVLYRELQDRYGEYFTGAMGAESIKKLIESFDIDAEAESLRDTIKNGKGQKKLRALKRLKVVAAFQMNRNSPMGMVLDAVPVIPPELRPMVQLDGGRFATSDLNDLYRRVINRNNRLKRLIDLGAPEIIVNNEKRMLQESVDALFDNGRRGRPVTGPGNRPLKSLSDLLKGKQGRFRQNLLGKRVDYSGRSVIVVGPQLKLHQCGLPKLMALELFKPFVMKRLVDLNHAQNIKSAKRMVERQRPQVWDVLEEVIAEHPVLLNRAPTLHRLGIQAFEPQLVEGKAIQLHPLVCEAFNADFDGDQMAVHLPLSAEAQAEARILMLSSNNILSPASGRPLAMPRLDMVTGLFFLTTEIPGDTGEYTPAATDTPETGVYSSPAEAIMALDRGALSVRAKIKVRLTQQRPPAAVEAELFEDGWKPGDAWTAETTLGRVLFNELLPKGYPFVNAQMFKKAQASIINDLAERYPMIVVAQTVDKLKDAGFHWATRSGVTVSMADVLVPPQKTEILERYEGEADSIEKQYQRGKLNHDERNGELVKIWQQATEEVGKALEAYYPEDNPIITIVKSGATGNLTQTRTLAGMKGLVTNPKGEYIPRPIKSSFREGLTVLEYFINTHGARKGLADTALRTADSGYLTRRLVDVSQDVIVRENDCETERGINVTLAEKQADGSLVRDQHIETSAYARTLATDAVDADGNVVVARGHDLGDPAIDALLAAGITEVKVRSVLTCTTGTGVCAMCYGRSMATGKLVDIGEAVGIVAAQSIGEPGTQLTMRTFHQGGVTGGADIVGGLPRVQELFEARVPKNRAPIADVTGRVRLEETDKFYKITIVPDDGSEEVVYDKLTRRQRLKVFKHDDGSERLLSDGDHVTVGQQLMEGAADPHEVLRVQGPREVQIHLVKEVQEVYRAQGVSIHDKHIEVIVRQMLRRVTIIDSGATEFLPGSLTERAEFEVENRRVVAEGGEPAAGRPVLMGITKASLATDSWLSAASFQETTRVLTDAAINCRSDKLQGLKENVIIGKLIPAGTGIARYRDIQVQPTEEARAAAYTIPSYEDQYYSPDFGQSTGAAVPLDDYGYSDYR from the coding sequence GTGCTAGACGTCAACTTCTTCGATGAACTCCGTATCGGTCTCGCGACCGCGGACGACATCCGCAACTGGTCCTTCGGCGAGGTCAAGAAGCCGGAGACCATCAACTACCGCACGCTCAAGCCTGAGAAGGACGGCCTGTTCTGCGAGAAGATCTTCGGACCGACTCGCGACTGGGAGTGCTACTGCGGCAAGTACAAGCGTGTGCGCTTCAAGGGCATCATCTGTGAGCGCTGCGGCGTCGAGGTCACTCGCGCCAAGGTGCGTCGTGAGCGGATGGGCCACATCGAGCTGGCCGCGCCCGTCACGCACATCTGGTACTTCAAGGGTGTGCCCAGCCGTCTGGGCTACCTGCTGGACCTGGCCCCGAAGGATCTGGAAAAGATCATCTACTTCGCGGCCTACGTGATCACCTCCGTCGACACGGAGATGCGCCACAACGAGCTGTCCACGCTCGAAGCCGAGATGGTCGTCGAGAAGAAGGCCGTCGAGGATCAGCGCGATGCCGACCTGGAGGCCCGGGCGCAGAAGCTCGAAGCCGACCTGGCCGAGCTGGAGGCCGAGGGCGCCAAGTCCGACGTGCGCCGCAAGGTGCGCGACGGCGGCGAGCGTGAGATGCGCCAGCTGCGCGACCGGACCCAGCGTGAGCTGGACCGGCTCGACGAGATCTGGACCACCTTCACCAAGCTGGCTCCCAAGCAGCTCATCGTGGACGAGGTGCTCTACCGCGAGCTGCAGGACCGCTACGGCGAGTACTTCACCGGCGCCATGGGCGCGGAGTCGATCAAGAAGCTCATCGAGAGCTTCGACATCGACGCCGAGGCCGAGTCGCTGCGCGACACCATCAAGAACGGCAAGGGCCAGAAGAAGCTTCGCGCCCTCAAGCGTCTGAAGGTCGTCGCGGCGTTCCAGATGAACCGCAACTCCCCGATGGGCATGGTGCTCGACGCCGTTCCGGTGATCCCGCCGGAGCTGCGCCCGATGGTTCAGCTCGACGGTGGCCGCTTCGCCACCTCTGACCTGAACGACCTGTACCGCCGCGTGATCAACCGCAACAACCGGCTCAAGCGACTGATCGACCTCGGCGCACCCGAGATCATCGTCAACAACGAGAAGCGCATGCTTCAGGAGTCGGTGGACGCGCTGTTCGACAACGGCCGTCGTGGCCGGCCCGTCACGGGTCCGGGCAACCGTCCGCTCAAGTCGCTGTCCGATCTGCTCAAGGGCAAGCAGGGCCGGTTCCGTCAGAACCTGCTCGGTAAGCGCGTCGACTACTCGGGCCGTTCGGTCATCGTCGTCGGCCCGCAGCTCAAGCTGCACCAGTGCGGTCTGCCCAAGCTGATGGCACTCGAGCTGTTCAAGCCGTTCGTGATGAAGCGTCTGGTCGACCTGAACCACGCGCAGAACATCAAGAGCGCCAAGCGCATGGTCGAGCGTCAGCGTCCCCAGGTGTGGGATGTCCTCGAAGAGGTCATCGCCGAGCACCCGGTGCTGCTGAACCGTGCACCCACCCTGCACCGCCTCGGTATCCAGGCCTTCGAGCCGCAGCTGGTGGAAGGCAAGGCCATCCAGCTGCATCCTCTGGTCTGTGAGGCGTTCAACGCCGACTTCGACGGTGACCAGATGGCCGTGCACCTCCCGCTGTCGGCGGAGGCGCAGGCCGAGGCCCGCATCCTGATGCTGTCCTCGAACAACATCCTGTCGCCCGCGTCGGGCCGCCCGCTGGCCATGCCGCGTCTGGACATGGTGACCGGGCTGTTCTTCCTGACCACCGAGATCCCCGGCGATACCGGCGAATACACGCCGGCCGCCACGGACACCCCGGAGACCGGTGTGTACAGCAGCCCGGCCGAGGCCATCATGGCCCTGGACCGTGGTGCGCTGTCGGTGCGGGCCAAGATCAAGGTGCGGCTGACGCAGCAGCGTCCGCCGGCCGCGGTCGAGGCCGAGCTGTTCGAAGACGGCTGGAAGCCCGGCGACGCCTGGACCGCGGAGACGACCCTGGGTCGCGTGCTGTTCAACGAGCTGCTGCCGAAGGGCTACCCCTTCGTCAACGCGCAGATGTTCAAGAAGGCCCAGGCGTCGATCATCAACGATCTCGCCGAGCGGTACCCGATGATCGTCGTCGCACAGACCGTGGACAAGCTCAAGGACGCCGGCTTCCACTGGGCGACTCGCTCGGGCGTGACGGTCTCCATGGCCGACGTGCTCGTGCCGCCGCAGAAGACCGAGATCCTCGAGCGCTACGAGGGCGAGGCCGACTCGATCGAGAAGCAGTACCAGCGCGGCAAGCTCAACCACGACGAGCGCAACGGCGAGCTGGTGAAGATCTGGCAGCAGGCCACCGAAGAGGTCGGTAAGGCGCTGGAGGCGTACTACCCCGAGGACAACCCGATCATCACGATCGTGAAGTCCGGCGCGACGGGCAACCTGACCCAGACCCGCACCCTGGCGGGCATGAAGGGTCTGGTGACCAACCCGAAGGGTGAGTACATCCCGCGTCCGATCAAGTCCTCGTTCCGCGAGGGCCTGACCGTGCTGGAGTACTTCATCAACACCCACGGTGCCCGTAAGGGTCTGGCCGACACCGCGCTGCGTACCGCCGACTCGGGTTACCTGACCCGTCGTCTGGTGGACGTGTCGCAGGACGTCATCGTGCGCGAGAACGACTGTGAGACCGAGCGCGGTATCAACGTCACTCTCGCCGAGAAGCAGGCCGACGGTTCCCTGGTGCGCGATCAGCACATCGAGACCTCGGCGTACGCCCGCACCCTGGCCACCGACGCGGTGGACGCCGACGGCAACGTCGTCGTCGCCCGTGGCCACGACCTGGGTGACCCGGCGATCGATGCCCTGCTGGCAGCCGGCATCACCGAGGTGAAGGTCCGCTCCGTGCTGACCTGCACCACCGGTACCGGTGTGTGTGCCATGTGCTACGGCCGCTCGATGGCCACCGGCAAGCTCGTCGACATCGGCGAGGCCGTCGGTATCGTCGCCGCGCAGTCCATCGGTGAGCCCGGCACGCAGCTGACCATGCGTACCTTCCACCAGGGTGGTGTGACCGGTGGCGCCGATATCGTCGGCGGTCTGCCCCGTGTGCAGGAACTGTTCGAGGCCCGCGTGCCGAAGAACCGTGCCCCGATCGCGGACGTCACGGGACGGGTCCGGCTCGAAGAGACGGACAAGTTCTACAAGATCACCATCGTTCCCGACGACGGCAGCGAAGAGGTTGTCTACGACAAGCTCACCCGCCGCCAGCGCCTGAAGGTGTTCAAGCACGACGACGGCTCCGAGCGTCTGCTCTCCGACGGTGACCACGTCACCGTGGGCCAGCAGCTCATGGAGGGTGCTGCCGATCCGCACGAGGTGCTGCGTGTGCAGGGCCCGCGCGAGGTGCAGATCCACCTCGTCAAGGAGGTCCAGGAGGTCTACCGGGCCCAGGGTGTGTCGATCCACGACAAGCACATCGAGGTCATCGTCCGGCAGATGCTGCGTCGCGTCACGATCATCGATTCGGGTGCGACGGAGTTCCTGCCCGGGTCGCTGACCGAGCGTGCCGAGTTCGAGGTCGAGAACCGTCGCGTGGTGGCCGAGGGCGGCGAGCCCGCGGCCGGACGTCCGGTGCTGATGGGTATCACCAAGGCGTCGCTGGCCACCGATTCGTGGCTGTCGGCGGCGTCGTTCCAGGAGACCACGCGCGTGCTGACCGATGCGGCGATCAACTGCCGCAGCGACAAGCTGCAGGGTCTGAAGGAGAACGTGATCATCGGTAAGTTGATCCCGGCCGGTACCGGCATCGCCCGTTACCGCGACATCCAGGTTCAGCCGACCGAAGAGGCCCGTGCTGCGGCGTACACGATCCCGTCCTACGAGGATCAGTACTACAGCCCGGACTTCGGCCAGAGCACCGGCGCTGCCGTGCCGCTGGACGATTACGGTTACTCGGACTACCGCTAG
- a CDS encoding deoxyribonuclease IV → MLIGSHVDNADPLAAATADGADVVQFFLGNPQSWKKPAPREDAETLRASAVPLYVHAPYLINVASANNKVRIPSRKILQDTCDAAAAVGATAVIVHGGHADDKDIEAGFERWVKALDALNTDVPVYLENTAGGDHAMARQFDTIARLWDHIGDKGIGFCLDTCHAWAAGEALIDAVERIQAITGRIDLVHCNDSRDAAGSGADRHANFGLGQIDPQLLAAVVKAAAAPVICETSEEGRKDDIAFLRENV, encoded by the coding sequence GTGCTCATCGGTTCGCATGTCGACAATGCAGATCCCCTGGCCGCCGCTACCGCAGACGGCGCCGACGTGGTGCAGTTCTTCCTCGGCAACCCGCAGAGCTGGAAGAAGCCGGCGCCGCGTGAGGATGCCGAAACGCTGCGTGCCTCCGCGGTTCCGCTGTACGTCCACGCGCCCTACCTGATCAACGTCGCGTCGGCGAACAACAAGGTGCGCATTCCCTCGCGCAAGATCCTGCAGGACACCTGTGACGCCGCCGCGGCGGTCGGCGCCACCGCCGTCATCGTGCACGGCGGACACGCGGACGACAAGGACATCGAGGCCGGATTCGAGCGGTGGGTCAAGGCCCTGGACGCACTCAACACCGACGTGCCGGTGTACCTGGAGAACACCGCCGGCGGTGATCACGCCATGGCCCGCCAGTTCGACACCATCGCCCGGTTGTGGGATCACATCGGTGACAAGGGAATCGGCTTCTGTCTGGACACCTGCCACGCGTGGGCGGCGGGGGAGGCCCTGATCGACGCGGTGGAGCGGATCCAGGCCATCACGGGACGTATCGACCTGGTGCACTGCAACGACTCCAGGGACGCGGCCGGGTCGGGCGCCGACCGGCATGCCAATTTCGGTCTGGGACAGATCGATCCGCAACTGCTGGCCGCCGTCGTGAAGGCCGCCGCCGCGCCCGTCATCTGCGAGACCTCCGAAGAGGGCCGCAAGGACGATATCGCCTTCCTCCGCGAGAACGTCTAG
- a CDS encoding alpha/beta hydrolase family esterase gives MRLAALLAVALLTAGCTGLSAAAAGSTVHHLGDRTYLLYVPDGLPAQAPLVVMLHGGFGSAAQAERAYGWDRLADTAKFAVAYPDGLGRAWNAGGGCCGRSAADGVDDVGFIAAAVSDIARQVDVDPKRVYATGISNGGMMTYALACHTTLFAAIGPDSATQLDPCPAPRPTSVLHIHGTADTRIRYDGGRGEGFAHIDGPSVPAVNTFWRNVDQCAAPAVTVDGSVTTSAAECADGRAVTLMTVDGGGHEWPGFATDRLWQFFAAHPAK, from the coding sequence GTGCGCCTGGCCGCGTTGCTGGCGGTGGCCCTGCTCACCGCGGGCTGCACCGGACTCAGCGCGGCGGCCGCCGGATCCACCGTGCACCATCTGGGGGACCGCACCTACCTGCTCTACGTCCCGGACGGGCTGCCCGCCCAGGCTCCGCTGGTGGTCATGTTGCACGGCGGGTTCGGCAGTGCCGCCCAGGCCGAGCGAGCCTATGGCTGGGATCGGTTGGCCGACACCGCGAAATTCGCGGTCGCCTACCCCGACGGACTGGGCCGCGCCTGGAACGCGGGCGGCGGCTGTTGCGGACGGTCGGCCGCCGATGGTGTCGACGACGTCGGTTTCATCGCCGCGGCCGTCAGCGATATCGCCCGTCAGGTCGATGTCGATCCGAAGCGGGTATACGCCACCGGGATCAGCAACGGCGGAATGATGACGTACGCCCTGGCCTGCCACACCACACTCTTCGCCGCGATCGGCCCGGACTCCGCGACGCAGTTGGATCCCTGCCCAGCCCCGCGCCCGACATCGGTGCTGCACATCCACGGCACTGCGGACACCCGGATCCGTTACGACGGCGGCCGGGGTGAGGGCTTCGCGCATATCGACGGGCCGTCGGTGCCGGCGGTGAACACGTTCTGGCGCAACGTCGATCAGTGTGCTGCGCCCGCGGTCACCGTCGATGGATCGGTCACCACGTCGGCGGCCGAATGTGCCGACGGACGCGCGGTGACGCTGATGACGGTCGACGGCGGCGGCCATGAGTGGCCGGGGTTCGCCACCGACCGGCTATGGCAGTTCTTCGCCGCTCACCCGGCCAAGTAG
- a CDS encoding cupin domain-containing protein — MKPNSAVRAADLELSLEPVPDSSARTGVHTLTEFGGLELGIWEMTPGVMTDVEADEVFVVLSGAATVEFADGTAPLALGPGDVVRLAAGAETVWTVTETLRKVYLAG, encoded by the coding sequence GTGAAGCCCAACTCCGCCGTCCGTGCCGCCGATCTGGAACTAAGCCTGGAGCCGGTACCCGACAGCTCCGCGCGCACCGGCGTACACACCCTCACCGAGTTCGGCGGTCTGGAGCTCGGCATCTGGGAGATGACGCCCGGGGTGATGACCGACGTCGAGGCCGACGAGGTGTTCGTCGTGCTGTCCGGCGCGGCGACAGTCGAATTCGCAGACGGCACCGCACCATTGGCGCTCGGGCCCGGTGACGTGGTGCGGTTGGCAGCGGGAGCCGAGACGGTGTGGACCGTGACCGAGACCCTGCGCAAGGTCTACTTGGCCGGGTGA
- a CDS encoding acyl-CoA dehydrogenase family protein produces the protein MPDTHLVTNQVPPLENYNAATFPALAEALIREGGEWGIDEVHEVGALGGSRRAQRWGDLADRNVPILHTHDRYGHRVDEVEYDPAYHELMNAAVTHGLHAAPWADDRPGAHVVRAAKMSVWTPEPGHVCPISMTYAVVPALRCNPELAAVYEPLLTSRVYDPELKVPATKAGLTAGMSMTEKQGGSDVRAGTTQATPNGDGSYTLRGHKWFTSAPMGDIFLVLAQAPTGLSCFFLPRVLPDGSRNRMFIQRLKDKLGNHANASSEIEYDDATAWLVGEEGRGVKTIIEMVNLTRLDCTLGSATSMRTGLTRAVHHAQHRKAFGAYLIDQPLMRNVLADLAVEAEAATMLAMRMAGATDAAVRGDERETLLRRIGLAAAKYWVCKRATPHAAEAMECFGGNGYAEESGMPRLYREAPLMGIWEGSGNVSALDTLRAMATRPECVDVLFDELAQTSEPRLDAHVAGLKAQLGDFDGIEYRARKIAEDISLALQGALLIRHGHPAVAEAFLASRLGGAWGGAYGTLPAGLDLSPIIERALVKG, from the coding sequence ATGCCGGATACCCATCTCGTGACCAATCAGGTCCCGCCGCTGGAGAACTACAACGCCGCCACCTTCCCTGCGCTGGCCGAAGCGCTCATCCGGGAGGGCGGTGAATGGGGCATCGACGAGGTGCACGAGGTCGGCGCGCTCGGGGGCAGCCGGCGCGCTCAGCGCTGGGGTGACCTGGCTGATCGCAACGTCCCGATCCTGCACACCCACGACCGCTACGGTCACCGCGTCGACGAGGTCGAATACGACCCCGCCTACCACGAGCTGATGAATGCGGCGGTCACCCACGGACTGCACGCCGCACCATGGGCCGATGACCGGCCGGGTGCCCATGTGGTGCGGGCGGCCAAGATGTCGGTCTGGACTCCCGAGCCGGGCCACGTCTGTCCCATCTCGATGACCTATGCCGTGGTGCCGGCGCTGCGCTGCAATCCCGAGCTCGCGGCGGTGTACGAGCCGCTGCTGACCAGCCGGGTCTACGACCCGGAACTGAAGGTCCCCGCCACCAAAGCCGGTCTCACCGCGGGTATGTCGATGACCGAGAAGCAGGGCGGTTCCGACGTGCGCGCCGGTACCACCCAAGCCACCCCCAACGGCGACGGCAGCTACACACTGCGCGGCCACAAGTGGTTCACCTCGGCCCCGATGGGCGACATCTTCCTGGTGCTCGCACAGGCCCCAACCGGGCTCAGCTGTTTCTTCCTGCCCCGGGTGCTGCCGGACGGCAGCCGCAACCGGATGTTCATCCAGCGGCTCAAGGACAAGCTGGGCAATCACGCCAACGCCTCCAGTGAGATCGAGTACGACGACGCGACCGCCTGGCTGGTGGGCGAGGAAGGTCGCGGCGTCAAGACGATCATCGAGATGGTCAACCTGACCCGGCTGGACTGCACCCTGGGCAGCGCCACCAGCATGCGCACCGGCCTGACCCGTGCCGTGCACCATGCCCAGCACCGCAAGGCCTTCGGCGCCTATCTGATCGACCAGCCGCTGATGCGCAACGTCCTGGCCGACCTGGCCGTCGAGGCCGAAGCCGCCACCATGCTGGCCATGCGGATGGCCGGGGCCACCGACGCCGCGGTACGCGGTGACGAACGCGAAACCCTGTTGCGCCGTATCGGTTTGGCCGCGGCGAAGTACTGGGTGTGCAAGCGCGCGACCCCACATGCCGCCGAAGCCATGGAATGCTTCGGTGGCAACGGCTACGCCGAGGAATCCGGTATGCCCAGGCTGTACCGCGAAGCCCCGCTGATGGGAATCTGGGAGGGATCGGGCAACGTCAGTGCGCTGGACACGTTGCGTGCCATGGCAACCCGACCGGAATGCGTCGACGTGCTTTTCGACGAGCTGGCCCAGACCTCCGAGCCCAGGCTGGATGCCCACGTCGCCGGGCTGAAGGCGCAACTCGGCGATTTCGACGGTATCGAGTATCGGGCCCGAAAGATCGCCGAGGACATCAGCCTTGCCCTGCAGGGCGCGCTGTTGATCCGGCACGGGCATCCCGCGGTCGCGGAGGCGTTCCTGGCCAGCCGGCTCGGCGGGGCGTGGGGCGGAGCCTATGGCACGCTGCCGGCCGGGCTGGACCTGTCGCCGATCATCGAGCGAGCCCTGGTCAAAGGATGA
- a CDS encoding crotonase/enoyl-CoA hydratase family protein, producing the protein MSLQTMTYEVTDRVARITFNRPEKGNSIVADTPLELAACVEQADLDPAVHVILVSGAGEGFCAGFDLSAYADGTSSAGGAGRYDGTVLDGRTQAVNHLPDRPWDPMIDYQMMSRFVRGFSSLMRADKPTVVKIHGYCVAGGTDIALHADQVITASDAKIGYPPMRVWGVPAAGLWAHRLGDQRAKRLLFTGDCITGAQAAEWGLAVEAPEPADLDERTERLVGRIAAMPVNQLIMAKLACNTALLQQGVATSQMVSTVFDGIARHTPEGHAFVADATAHGFREAVRHRDEPLGDHGRRTSGV; encoded by the coding sequence ATGAGCCTGCAGACGATGACCTACGAGGTCACCGATCGCGTCGCCCGCATCACCTTCAACCGCCCGGAGAAGGGCAACTCGATCGTCGCCGATACCCCGCTGGAACTCGCGGCGTGCGTGGAACAGGCCGACCTCGACCCGGCGGTGCACGTCATCCTCGTCTCCGGTGCGGGGGAGGGGTTCTGTGCGGGATTCGATCTGAGCGCCTACGCCGACGGCACCTCGTCCGCGGGCGGGGCGGGCCGTTACGACGGGACCGTGCTGGACGGCCGGACCCAGGCCGTCAACCATCTCCCCGACCGGCCCTGGGACCCGATGATCGACTACCAGATGATGAGCCGGTTCGTGCGGGGGTTCTCCAGCCTGATGCGGGCCGACAAACCGACGGTGGTCAAGATCCACGGCTACTGCGTGGCCGGGGGCACCGATATCGCGCTGCATGCCGACCAGGTGATCACCGCCTCCGACGCCAAGATCGGCTACCCGCCGATGCGGGTCTGGGGGGTGCCGGCGGCGGGTCTGTGGGCGCACCGCCTCGGCGACCAGCGCGCGAAAAGGCTGCTGTTCACCGGGGATTGCATCACCGGGGCGCAGGCGGCCGAATGGGGCCTGGCCGTAGAGGCCCCTGAGCCGGCGGACTTGGATGAGCGCACCGAGCGGCTGGTCGGGCGCATTGCCGCGATGCCGGTGAACCAGCTCATCATGGCCAAGCTGGCCTGCAATACCGCGCTGTTGCAGCAGGGGGTAGCCACCAGTCAGATGGTCAGCACGGTCTTCGACGGGATCGCCAGGCATACGCCGGAGGGCCATGCCTTCGTGGCCGACGCGACCGCGCACGGCTTCCGCGAGGCGGTGCGCCACCGCGACGAACCGCTGGGGGATCACGGCCGGCGCACGTCGGGGGTCTGA
- a CDS encoding PaaX family transcriptional regulator C-terminal domain-containing protein: MRLTARSVVLSVLLGAHPAWASVAELIHLTSDFDIKEATLRVALTRMVGAGDLVRSDDGYRLSERLLTRQRRQDDAIAPQIRTWDGDWITLAITAVGADARSRAELRNTLVQNRFGELREGLWLRPDNLAQPVPAADRVRVLHSRDDDPAGLASLLWDLQAWSQTGWRLLAEMHAAADVPARFVAAAGIVRHLVTDPVLPAELVPADWPGADLRRAYQDFAAELVALRDKVEAI, encoded by the coding sequence CTGCGCCTGACGGCTCGGTCGGTGGTGCTGAGCGTGCTGCTCGGTGCGCACCCCGCCTGGGCCTCGGTGGCCGAATTGATCCATCTGACATCGGATTTCGATATCAAGGAGGCCACCCTGCGGGTGGCGCTGACCCGGATGGTCGGCGCGGGCGATCTGGTTCGCTCCGACGACGGTTACCGGCTGTCGGAACGGCTGCTCACGCGGCAACGCCGGCAGGACGATGCCATCGCCCCTCAGATCCGGACCTGGGACGGCGACTGGATCACGCTGGCGATCACGGCCGTGGGGGCTGATGCCCGCAGCCGCGCGGAACTGCGGAATACTTTGGTGCAGAACAGGTTCGGCGAACTTCGTGAGGGGTTGTGGCTGCGGCCGGACAATCTGGCCCAGCCGGTGCCTGCCGCGGACCGGGTTCGGGTACTGCACTCGCGGGACGACGATCCGGCCGGGCTGGCGTCGCTGCTGTGGGATCTGCAGGCGTGGTCTCAGACGGGTTGGCGCCTGCTGGCCGAGATGCACGCCGCCGCCGATGTGCCGGCGCGGTTCGTGGCCGCCGCCGGCATCGTCCGGCATCTGGTGACCGACCCCGTGTTACCCGCCGAACTCGTGCCCGCCGACTGGCCGGGTGCGGACTTGCGGCGGGCGTATCAGGACTTCGCGGCGGAATTGGTGGCGCTGCGCGACAAGGTGGAGGCGATATGA